Proteins encoded together in one Pelagicoccus enzymogenes window:
- a CDS encoding alpha-L-arabinofuranosidase C-terminal domain-containing protein, whose product MNRLTQTLAVLGVAALSPMAYPNHHESPSPISIDLDHTGDPINPFIYGQFIEHLGRCVYGGIWAEMLEDRKFYFPITEDYNPYKSLQDTQFPVVGASPWQILGAPTGLQMTTAESFVGQYTPALAAGTAIRQHDLAIVSGQSYDGYIWLRNAGSERSTVEVSLSPNAQGKNAQSATFTVPEGEYQKFPYTFTASTDSDKASLTVGVTSGHVLVGTLSLMPADNIRGMRADTLALLKELDSPIYRWPGGNFVSGYNWRDGIGDRDRRPPRKNPAWTGIEHNDFGTDEFIDFCREIGTEPTIAANTGFGDAYSAAQWVEYCNATGDTIGGQWRVDNGNYEPYNVKYWCVGNEMWGPWQLGFMQLDHYVLKHNEVADAMRAVDDELVLIGVGAVDQINKDHDPAQAEANKLWSVGMMEKSADHMEMISEHFYSGQTPWTQQGELPTLEHVVLMRDQIRRITNEHRRLQPEIEALKGKTMPIAMDEWNYWHRDYQYGELGCVYDLKDALGTVVALHEFYRQSDLIQIANYAQTVNVIGCIKTSKTEAEFATTGIALKLYRAQWQPIPVQLPVDAHGHLDVAASKSEDGKVLTISVVNPTDKAATLDLNGLDLPTRATIWTITGPDHRARNAPGKERQVDALESNGNPRQGIKAPALSSVLYRIEL is encoded by the coding sequence ATGAACCGACTGACCCAAACCCTCGCGGTCCTTGGAGTGGCTGCGCTTAGTCCCATGGCATACCCCAACCACCACGAATCCCCGTCCCCTATTTCCATCGACCTCGACCACACGGGAGACCCCATCAACCCTTTCATCTACGGGCAATTTATCGAGCACCTCGGACGCTGCGTCTACGGCGGAATCTGGGCCGAAATGCTGGAGGATCGCAAGTTCTACTTCCCCATAACCGAAGACTACAATCCCTACAAAAGCCTGCAAGACACCCAGTTTCCCGTGGTCGGCGCCTCGCCTTGGCAAATCCTCGGTGCCCCCACTGGGCTGCAAATGACCACCGCCGAATCCTTCGTCGGCCAGTACACCCCCGCCCTTGCCGCCGGCACCGCCATCCGCCAGCACGACCTCGCCATCGTCTCCGGGCAATCTTACGACGGCTACATTTGGCTGCGCAACGCCGGCTCCGAACGCAGCACCGTGGAAGTCAGCTTATCCCCCAACGCCCAAGGCAAGAACGCCCAGAGCGCGACCTTCACCGTGCCGGAAGGCGAGTATCAAAAATTTCCCTACACCTTCACCGCCTCCACTGACAGCGACAAGGCGAGCCTCACCGTAGGGGTCACCTCCGGGCACGTCCTGGTCGGCACCCTCTCCCTCATGCCCGCTGACAACATCCGCGGCATGCGGGCCGATACTCTCGCACTCCTCAAGGAGCTCGACTCCCCTATCTACCGCTGGCCGGGCGGCAACTTCGTCTCCGGCTACAACTGGCGCGACGGCATAGGCGACCGCGACCGCCGCCCTCCACGTAAAAACCCAGCCTGGACCGGCATCGAGCACAACGACTTCGGCACCGACGAGTTCATCGACTTCTGCCGCGAAATCGGCACCGAGCCCACCATCGCCGCCAACACCGGCTTCGGCGACGCCTATTCCGCCGCCCAGTGGGTCGAGTACTGCAACGCTACCGGCGATACTATCGGCGGCCAGTGGCGGGTCGACAACGGCAACTACGAGCCCTACAACGTCAAGTACTGGTGCGTCGGCAACGAAATGTGGGGCCCCTGGCAGCTCGGCTTCATGCAGCTCGACCATTACGTTCTCAAGCACAACGAAGTCGCCGACGCTATGCGAGCCGTGGACGACGAGCTCGTTCTAATCGGAGTCGGCGCCGTCGACCAGATCAACAAGGATCACGATCCCGCCCAAGCCGAGGCCAACAAGCTCTGGTCCGTCGGTATGATGGAAAAGTCCGCCGACCACATGGAAATGATCTCCGAACATTTCTACTCCGGCCAAACCCCTTGGACCCAGCAAGGCGAATTGCCCACCCTCGAGCACGTCGTGCTCATGCGCGACCAAATCCGCCGCATCACCAACGAGCACCGCCGCCTCCAACCCGAGATCGAGGCACTCAAAGGCAAGACCATGCCCATCGCCATGGACGAGTGGAACTACTGGCATCGCGACTACCAGTATGGCGAACTCGGCTGCGTCTACGACCTCAAGGACGCCCTCGGCACCGTCGTCGCCCTGCACGAATTCTACCGCCAAAGCGATCTCATCCAAATCGCCAACTACGCCCAAACCGTCAACGTCATCGGCTGTATCAAGACTTCCAAGACAGAAGCCGAATTCGCCACCACCGGTATCGCCCTCAAGCTCTACCGAGCCCAGTGGCAGCCCATTCCCGTGCAGCTGCCCGTCGACGCGCACGGACACCTCGACGTCGCCGCCTCCAAGTCGGAAGACGGCAAAGTCCTCACCATAAGCGTGGTCAACCCCACCGACAAGGCCGCCACCCTCGACCTCAACGGCCTTGACCTGCCCACCCGAGCCACTATTTGGACCATCACCGGGCCAGACCACCGCGCCCGCAACGCCCCTGGCAAGGAACGCCAAGTCGATGCCCTAGAAAGCAACGGCAATCCCCGTCAAGGCATCAAGGCCCCCGCCCTTAGCTCCGTCCTCTACCGCATCGAGCTTTAA